Part of the Bremerella sp. JC817 genome is shown below.
GGGCGAGGCGGGCAGCGCGAACACCAGATCTGTCCCGAACGCGATGACCGTGTCCGGCCCCTTCGCGACGACGATGCCGGAAAGCGCGCGGGCAAGCGCCTGCGCCCGTTCGGGCTTGGAACCGTCCCCGGCCAACCCAAACGCCTTTTCCAGCGTTGCAAGCTCGCCCTCGTGCGGGGTCACGAT
Proteins encoded:
- a CDS encoding NAD(P)H-hydrate dehydratase — its product is IVTPHEGELATLEKAFGLAGDGSKPERAQALARALSGIVVAKGPDTVIAFGTDLVFALPASPWLSTAGTGDVLAGVIASRLAHHGDGLRAAEEGVAIHSHGARTLGAAFTADELAL